In Helianthus annuus cultivar XRQ/B chromosome 3, HanXRQr2.0-SUNRISE, whole genome shotgun sequence, a single window of DNA contains:
- the LOC110931209 gene encoding uncharacterized protein LOC110931209, with the protein MCMLVCIILTTYVRHGGDGAGDPPLPPGGFRGTHETDAVPPKRVRGKAKNEKLRRLVKAGGPVSLTFDRQVTYTPVGKTRDMFSREAGLYMWRSIPFDKIGWDNVEQHYKDALMNHLRENFNFDVVKRDIEAKNLTGGIRAVLMKRYSDRKYEAKQLFKSKGGYNDLESARAFHPADMPYDNWLRTIEGFREAKYIKRSEANTLVREKQQFTYRGGTSSYGSTAYKNEMDWVPTYAKTHTDNQGNWVDPVAEQNYRNIQQATSQWSGEGPPIAPYQEALGERGGWYRGMGPKPSSNTSSHSSSNMSSSQARTQEPFSEDFVNSLFQTPSFLNQLNNYLASQGKAKGKSKGYDSDNLFDNESDDEPNDNDDDE; encoded by the exons atgtgtatgttagtatgtataaTTTTGACGACTTATGTTA GACATGGGGGTGACGGCGCTGGTGATCCACCGCTTCCTCCTGGTGGATTTCGTGGCACACACGAGACAGACG CGGTTCCCCCGAAGAGGGTTAGGGGGAAAGCAAAAAACGAGAAACTAAGGCGTCTGGTAAAAGCGGGGGGGCCTGTATCGCTTACGTTTGACAGGCAGGTGACTTATACCCCTGTTGGTAAAACAAGAGATATGTTTTCACGGGAGGCCGGCCTGTATATGTGGCGGTCCATCCCGTTCGATAAAATTGGATGGGATAACGTTGAACAACATTACAAGGATGCCCTCATGAACCACTTACGG gaaaatttcaattttgatgTAGTGAAACGTGATATAGAGGCCAAAAACTTGACGGGTGGCATTAGGGCTGTGCTTATGAAGCGGTACTCTGACCGCAAGTACGAGGCTAAACAATTATTTAAGAGCAAGGGAGGTTACAATGATCTTGAGAGTGCAAGGGCATTCCATCCCGCGGATATGCCCTATGATAACTGGTTGAGAACCATTGAAGGTTTCCGGGAAGCTAAATATATTAAAAGAAGCGAGGCCAACACACTAGTACGCGAGAAACAACAATTCACATACCGTGGTGGGACATCGTCGTACGGTAGCACCGCctataaaaat GAGATGGATTGGGTACCTACGTATGCTAAAACCCACACGGACAATCAAGGGAATTGGGTTGATCCGGTTGCTGAACAAAATTAC CGGAACATACAACAGGCCACAAGTCAATGGAGCGGTGAGGGTCCGCCAATTGCCCCGTATCAGGAAGCGTTGGGTGAGCGGGGAGGATGGTACCGCGGGATGGGGCCTAAACCTTCTTCCAACACGTCCTCGCACTCGTCATCTAACATGTCGTCTTCGCAAGCTCGGACGCAAGAACCCTTTTCCGAG GATTTTGTTAACAGCTTGTTCCAAACCCCGTCATTTTTGAACCAACTTAACAACTATCTTGCTTCACAAGGAAAAGCAAAAGGAAAGTCCAAAGGCTACGATTCTGACAACTTATTCGATAATGAATCCGACGATGAACCCAATGATAACGATGACGATGAGTGA